The following are encoded in a window of Amycolatopsis lexingtonensis genomic DNA:
- a CDS encoding alpha-L-fucosidase, producing the protein MPEFSRRTALGLITVGGAAAAGLLRGGIASATAGPSSYTPTWSSVDQHPPAAEWFQDAKFGIYFHWGVFSVPAFGNEWYPRNMYISGSSENNHHKAVYGDPSAWPYHNFVNGARDKAGNWVQFAPKLKSAGGNFDPAEWAQLFADAGAKFAGPVAEHHDGFSMWNSAVNEWNSVAKGPRLDLVRLHADAIRARGLKFMVSLHHAYHFTGYYDHVPAQSDASLRKLYGQLGSAAENQLWYDKLAEVVDGYQPDLLWQDFNLSRVDESRRLNFLAYYYNKAVAWNKDVVATYKDGFDNRGEVFDFERGGPGDIQTPYWLTDDSISSSSWCYTTGIGYYSMKAMLHSLIDRVSKNGTMLLNIAPMADGTIPAGQRTILLGIGDYLARFGESIYATRAWSVYGEGPTQMGGGSFTTPREGTNRDIRFTRSKDNTVLYATVMGWPSGTLDIATLGSGRINLGSLQSVQLLGATAGSYTDLPDRTQDGSGLHIRLPSMPFSAPAYVVKLTFAGQIPAPGSGPLPTSWVRIANVTTGLVLDSGGNVATGSVLKQWSYDGSTNLHWQLVDLGTGYHRIVNRTNGMVADSAGRTGNGVNAVQAAWTGSDNQQWRLAALGNGRYQIVNRATGTALDGAGSTTAGSAVVLWAPNGSTNNQWTVTAV; encoded by the coding sequence ATGCCCGAGTTCAGCCGTCGCACAGCACTGGGCCTGATCACGGTGGGCGGCGCGGCGGCGGCCGGTCTCCTGCGCGGGGGCATCGCTTCGGCCACCGCGGGGCCCAGCAGCTACACGCCGACCTGGTCGTCGGTCGACCAGCACCCGCCCGCCGCGGAATGGTTCCAGGACGCCAAGTTCGGCATCTACTTCCACTGGGGCGTCTTCAGCGTCCCCGCGTTCGGCAACGAGTGGTACCCGCGCAACATGTACATCAGCGGGTCCAGCGAGAACAACCACCACAAGGCGGTGTACGGCGACCCGTCGGCGTGGCCGTACCACAACTTCGTCAACGGGGCCCGGGACAAGGCGGGCAACTGGGTGCAGTTCGCGCCGAAGCTGAAGTCCGCGGGCGGGAACTTCGACCCCGCGGAGTGGGCGCAGCTGTTCGCCGACGCCGGCGCGAAGTTCGCCGGGCCGGTCGCCGAGCACCACGACGGCTTCTCGATGTGGAACAGCGCCGTCAACGAATGGAACTCGGTCGCCAAGGGGCCGCGGCTGGACCTGGTGCGGCTGCACGCCGACGCGATCCGCGCCCGTGGCCTGAAGTTCATGGTGTCGCTGCACCACGCCTACCACTTCACCGGCTACTACGACCACGTGCCCGCGCAGTCGGACGCGAGCCTGCGCAAGCTCTACGGCCAGCTGGGCTCGGCGGCGGAAAACCAGCTCTGGTACGACAAGCTGGCCGAGGTCGTCGACGGCTACCAGCCGGACCTGCTGTGGCAGGACTTCAACCTCTCCCGTGTCGACGAGTCCCGGCGACTGAACTTCCTCGCGTACTACTACAACAAGGCCGTCGCGTGGAACAAGGACGTCGTCGCGACCTACAAGGACGGGTTCGACAACCGGGGCGAGGTCTTCGACTTCGAGCGCGGCGGGCCGGGGGACATCCAGACCCCGTACTGGCTGACCGACGACAGCATCTCCAGCTCCAGCTGGTGCTACACGACCGGTATCGGCTACTACTCGATGAAGGCGATGCTGCATTCGCTGATCGACCGCGTCAGCAAGAACGGCACCATGCTGCTGAACATCGCGCCGATGGCCGACGGCACCATCCCGGCCGGGCAGCGGACGATCCTGCTCGGCATCGGCGACTACCTCGCCCGGTTCGGGGAGTCGATCTACGCCACCCGCGCCTGGTCGGTCTACGGCGAGGGCCCGACGCAGATGGGCGGCGGCTCCTTCACGACACCCCGCGAGGGCACCAACCGCGACATCCGCTTCACCCGCAGCAAGGACAACACCGTCCTGTACGCCACGGTCATGGGCTGGCCGAGCGGCACGCTGGACATCGCCACCCTCGGCTCGGGCCGGATCAACCTCGGCTCGCTGCAGTCGGTGCAGCTGCTCGGCGCCACCGCCGGGTCGTACACCGACCTGCCCGACCGCACCCAGGACGGCTCCGGGCTGCACATCCGGCTGCCGTCGATGCCGTTCAGCGCCCCGGCGTACGTGGTGAAGCTGACGTTCGCCGGCCAGATCCCCGCCCCGGGCTCCGGTCCGCTCCCCACGAGCTGGGTGCGGATCGCGAACGTCACGACCGGTCTCGTGCTCGACAGCGGCGGGAACGTCGCGACCGGATCGGTGCTCAAGCAGTGGTCCTACGACGGTTCCACCAACCTGCACTGGCAGCTGGTCGACCTGGGCACCGGCTACCACCGGATCGTCAACCGCACCAACGGCATGGTCGCCGACAGCGCCGGCCGGACCGGCAACGGCGTCAACGCCGTGCAGGCGGCCTGGACCGGCAGCGACAACCAGCAGTGGCGGCTGGCCGCGCTGGGCAACGGGCGCTACCAGATCGTCAACCGGGCCACCGGCACCGCGCTCGACGGCGCGGGCAGCACGACGGCCGGCTCGGCCGTGGTCCTGTGGGCCCCGAACGGCAGCACCAACAACCAGTGGACCGTCACGGCCGTCTGA
- a CDS encoding glycoside hydrolase family 43 protein, translating into MKVVTLLVALLCALGLFPAVAAADNPIIQTIYTADPAPLVYNGRVYLYTGHDEDASTYFTMKEWRVWSSADMVNWTDHGSPLNLASFSWASANAWAGQTVYRNGKFYWYVPMTVRATGAMAIGVAVSTSPTGPFSDALGHPLVANGEFDPTVFVDDDGQAYLYWGNPHLWYVKLNADMISYSGGVNQIPLTTAGFGTRTGDANRPTLFEEGPWVYKRNGLYYNVFAAKCCSEFIGYSTAPGPTGPWTYRGTVMPTQGSSFTNHPGVIDFNGNSYFFYHNGALPGGGGYTRSVAVEKFAYNADGSIPTINMTTTGAPQVGTLNPYTRQEAETIAWESGVETEPSTEGGMNVGYLENGDWIKVKGAAFGTGARSFTARVASAASGGRIELRLDSTGGTLAGTCTVGGTGGWQAWTSVSCPVSGATGTHDLYLRFTGGSGYLFNVNWWQFAA; encoded by the coding sequence GTGAAAGTCGTCACCCTCCTCGTCGCGCTGCTGTGCGCGCTCGGGCTGTTCCCGGCTGTGGCCGCGGCGGACAACCCGATCATCCAGACCATCTACACCGCCGACCCGGCACCACTGGTCTACAACGGCCGCGTCTACCTCTACACCGGCCACGACGAAGACGCCTCGACGTACTTCACCATGAAGGAATGGCGGGTGTGGTCGTCGGCGGACATGGTGAACTGGACCGACCACGGATCGCCGTTGAACCTGGCCAGTTTCAGCTGGGCGAGCGCCAACGCCTGGGCGGGCCAGACCGTCTACCGGAACGGCAAGTTCTACTGGTACGTCCCGATGACGGTCCGGGCGACCGGCGCGATGGCCATCGGCGTGGCCGTGTCGACCAGCCCGACCGGCCCGTTCAGCGACGCGCTCGGGCACCCGCTCGTCGCCAACGGCGAGTTCGACCCCACGGTGTTCGTCGACGACGACGGGCAGGCTTACCTGTACTGGGGCAATCCGCACCTGTGGTACGTGAAGCTGAACGCCGACATGATCTCCTACTCCGGTGGGGTGAACCAGATCCCGCTCACCACCGCCGGGTTCGGCACGCGCACCGGGGACGCGAACCGGCCGACCCTGTTCGAGGAAGGCCCCTGGGTCTACAAGCGCAACGGCTTGTACTACAACGTGTTCGCGGCGAAGTGCTGCTCCGAGTTCATCGGGTACTCGACCGCGCCCGGCCCGACCGGACCGTGGACCTACCGCGGGACGGTCATGCCCACCCAGGGCAGCAGCTTCACCAACCACCCGGGCGTGATCGACTTCAACGGGAACTCGTACTTCTTCTACCACAACGGTGCTTTGCCGGGCGGCGGTGGCTACACGCGCTCGGTGGCCGTGGAGAAGTTCGCCTACAACGCCGATGGCTCCATCCCGACGATCAACATGACCACCACCGGCGCACCGCAGGTGGGCACGCTGAACCCGTACACGCGGCAAGAGGCCGAGACGATCGCCTGGGAGTCCGGCGTCGAGACCGAGCCGTCCACCGAGGGCGGGATGAACGTCGGCTACCTCGAGAACGGCGACTGGATCAAGGTCAAGGGCGCCGCTTTCGGTACCGGCGCCCGGTCCTTCACCGCGCGAGTCGCGTCCGCGGCCTCCGGCGGCCGGATCGAGCTGCGGCTGGACAGCACCGGCGGCACCCTGGCCGGCACCTGCACCGTCGGGGGCACCGGTGGCTGGCAGGCCTGGACGAGCGTGTCCTGCCCGGTGTCCGGCGCCACCGGGACCCACGACCTGTACCTCCGGTTCACCGGCGGCAGCGGCTACCTGTTCAACGTGAACTGGTGGCAGTTCGCGGCCTGA
- a CDS encoding glycoside hydrolase family 27 protein, with product MPVRPRHLLTAAATALAVLTVPTGAEAAPGSPALTPPLGWNSWNSFGCGVTETAVRQAADAMVSSGMKDAGYQYVVVDDCWFDPQRDSQGALRANASKFPNGMKALGDYIHSRGLKFGIYQVPTDRTCAQRTGTYPGSTGSQGHEAQDARTFASWGVDYLKYDWCSPAGTRDEQVARFTVMRDAVRATGRPIVYSINPNSYHAITGDKYDWGQVADLWRTTEDLLDIWQNGNTNSYPMGVGNVLDVTAPLAAQAGPGHWNDPDMLVVGRPGLSLTESRAHFTLWALMAAPLMAGNDIRTMSADISAVLRNPRLLAVDQDRLGAGGRRVRDDGDVEIFAKALADGSVAVGLLNRGGATATVSTTAAQAGLSGTAFTLTDLWSGTTSTTAGAISASVPAHGAVAYRVSGGTPLTATTSRLRGTGSGRCLDVDNASTAAGAGTLIWDCQTAANQLWTSWETGEVRVFGDKCLDADHQGTTNGTRVISWPCSGQDNQKWTFGADGSIRNVHSGLCLDAEGAATANGTHAILWSCNGQPNQRWSRV from the coding sequence ATGCCCGTTCGACCGCGCCACCTGCTCACCGCCGCGGCCACCGCACTGGCCGTGCTCACCGTGCCTACGGGCGCCGAGGCCGCGCCCGGCAGCCCGGCGCTCACCCCGCCGCTGGGCTGGAACAGCTGGAACAGCTTCGGCTGCGGTGTCACCGAGACCGCCGTCCGCCAGGCGGCCGACGCGATGGTCTCGTCCGGGATGAAGGACGCGGGCTACCAGTACGTCGTCGTCGACGACTGCTGGTTCGACCCGCAACGCGACTCCCAGGGCGCGCTGCGCGCCAACGCGTCGAAGTTCCCGAACGGCATGAAGGCCCTGGGCGACTACATCCACAGCCGGGGCCTGAAGTTCGGCATCTACCAGGTGCCGACCGACCGCACCTGCGCCCAGCGGACCGGTACCTACCCCGGGTCCACCGGCAGCCAGGGGCACGAGGCCCAGGACGCGCGCACGTTCGCGTCCTGGGGCGTGGACTACCTCAAGTACGACTGGTGCTCCCCCGCCGGCACGCGCGACGAACAGGTCGCCCGGTTCACGGTGATGCGCGACGCGGTGCGCGCCACCGGGCGCCCGATCGTCTACAGCATCAACCCCAACAGCTACCACGCCATCACCGGCGACAAGTACGACTGGGGCCAGGTCGCGGACCTCTGGCGCACCACCGAAGACCTGCTGGACATCTGGCAGAACGGCAACACCAACAGCTACCCGATGGGCGTGGGCAACGTCCTCGACGTCACCGCCCCGCTCGCCGCGCAGGCCGGGCCGGGACACTGGAACGACCCGGACATGCTCGTGGTCGGCCGGCCCGGGCTGTCCCTGACCGAATCCCGCGCGCACTTCACGCTGTGGGCGCTCATGGCCGCGCCGCTGATGGCGGGCAACGACATCCGCACGATGTCGGCCGACATCAGCGCGGTGCTCCGGAACCCGCGGCTGCTGGCGGTCGACCAGGACCGGCTCGGCGCCGGCGGCCGCCGGGTCCGCGACGACGGCGACGTCGAGATCTTCGCCAAGGCATTGGCCGACGGCTCGGTGGCGGTCGGGCTCCTCAACCGCGGCGGCGCCACGGCCACGGTGAGCACGACCGCGGCCCAGGCCGGCCTCTCCGGCACGGCGTTCACCCTGACCGACCTGTGGAGCGGCACGACGTCCACGACCGCGGGGGCGATCAGCGCGAGCGTCCCGGCCCACGGCGCCGTGGCGTACCGCGTGTCCGGCGGCACCCCGCTCACCGCGACGACGTCCCGGCTGCGCGGCACGGGCTCCGGCCGCTGCCTCGACGTCGACAACGCCTCGACGGCCGCCGGCGCGGGCACGCTGATCTGGGACTGCCAGACCGCGGCGAACCAGCTGTGGACGAGCTGGGAAACCGGCGAAGTGCGCGTCTTCGGCGACAAGTGCCTCGACGCCGACCACCAGGGCACCACCAACGGCACCCGGGTGATCAGCTGGCCGTGTTCCGGGCAGGACAACCAGAAGTGGACGTTCGGTGCGGACGGCTCGATCCGCAACGTCCATTCCGGACTGTGCCTGGACGCCGAGGGCGCGGCGACGGCGAATGGGACGCACGCGATCCTGTGGAGTTGCAACGGGCAGCCGAACCAGCGGTGGAGCCGCGTCTGA
- a CDS encoding arabinofuranosidase catalytic domain-containing protein: MTIRGNPVRAVLVVATVLAAALAGATSASAATTSLTSAASGRCLNVTGGVDTPGTALEIRDCTGQASQAFEFTSAGELRAMSGTRCVDAYGNQTAPGTAVIIWSCTGGANQQWRQNSDGTITGVQSGLCLDVNGAGTANGTAVILWTCHGQSNQRWTTNTPPPTGAGPCDIYASGGTPCIAAHSTVRALYGSYAGNLYQVRRASDNTTRNIGVVAAGGAADATGQDSFCANTSCVTTVVYDQSGRGNDLWYQGSSVVPGSSQSSPAKSTTESLTIGSRKAYSLYINPGNSYWRDGHATGVPTGSAPEGMYMVTSGTHVNSGCCFDYGNSETTRKADAAGAMDAINFGKECWFGGCSGTGPWVQADLEWGLYPGGSQSWNPNQRAFGSKFVTAVLKNNGTSRFALKGSDAQSGSLTTLWDGNLPNGYSPMKKQGAIVLGSGGDCCKPGGGANLSAGTFYEGAMVAGYPSDATENAVQANIVAAGYR, translated from the coding sequence GTGACCATTCGAGGCAACCCGGTGCGCGCCGTCCTGGTGGTGGCCACGGTGCTGGCGGCCGCGCTGGCCGGCGCCACATCGGCGTCCGCGGCGACGACGTCCCTCACGAGCGCGGCGTCGGGGCGGTGCCTGAACGTGACGGGCGGCGTCGACACGCCGGGCACGGCGCTGGAGATCCGGGACTGCACCGGCCAGGCGAGCCAGGCCTTCGAGTTCACCTCCGCCGGGGAACTGCGGGCGATGAGCGGGACGCGGTGCGTGGACGCCTACGGCAACCAGACCGCACCCGGGACGGCGGTGATCATCTGGTCCTGCACCGGCGGGGCGAACCAGCAGTGGCGGCAGAACTCCGACGGCACGATCACCGGCGTCCAGTCGGGGCTGTGCCTCGACGTCAACGGGGCTGGGACGGCGAACGGGACCGCGGTCATCCTCTGGACGTGCCACGGCCAGAGCAACCAGCGGTGGACCACGAACACCCCGCCACCGACCGGCGCGGGCCCGTGCGACATCTACGCTTCGGGCGGCACGCCGTGCATCGCCGCGCACAGCACGGTCCGCGCGCTCTACGGTTCCTACGCCGGAAACCTGTACCAGGTCCGGCGCGCGTCCGACAACACGACCCGCAACATCGGCGTCGTGGCGGCGGGTGGGGCGGCCGACGCCACGGGCCAGGATTCCTTCTGCGCGAACACTTCCTGCGTCACAACGGTGGTCTACGACCAGTCCGGCCGGGGGAACGACCTGTGGTACCAGGGGTCGAGCGTGGTGCCGGGATCCAGCCAGAGCAGCCCGGCGAAGTCGACCACGGAGTCGCTCACGATCGGCAGCCGGAAGGCCTATTCCCTGTACATCAACCCGGGCAACAGCTACTGGCGCGACGGCCACGCGACCGGCGTGCCCACCGGCAGCGCGCCCGAGGGCATGTACATGGTGACCAGCGGGACGCACGTCAACAGCGGCTGCTGCTTCGACTACGGCAACAGCGAAACGACCCGCAAGGCCGACGCCGCCGGCGCCATGGACGCGATCAACTTCGGCAAGGAGTGCTGGTTCGGCGGCTGCTCCGGCACCGGCCCGTGGGTGCAGGCCGACCTCGAGTGGGGGCTGTACCCCGGCGGCAGCCAGTCGTGGAACCCGAACCAGCGGGCGTTCGGCAGCAAGTTCGTCACGGCGGTGCTGAAGAACAACGGCACGTCGCGGTTCGCGCTGAAGGGCAGCGACGCCCAGTCCGGCAGCTTGACGACGCTGTGGGACGGAAACCTCCCGAACGGCTACAGCCCGATGAAGAAGCAGGGCGCGATCGTGCTGGGCAGCGGCGGTGACTGCTGCAAGCCTGGTGGGGGTGCGAACCTGAGCGCGGGGACGTTCTACGAAGGGGCGATGGTCGCCGGTTATCCGTCCGATGCGACAGAGAACGCGGTGCAGGCGAACATCGTGGCTGCCGGGTATCGCTGA
- a CDS encoding LacI family DNA-binding transcriptional regulator: protein MSSVELPQLRPTLADVAREAGVSTATASRVLNGFPRVRPKTRKQVESAMSALGYARQRAARATAGRTGSVALVVCEEVLRLFADPFFARISAGAGKELTEAGLQLVLLTVPATENYQAPVVRYLDGGHVDGALVVGMHGRRPLDLDWLGIPVVFGGRPVGGGGCSSYVDVDNRGGAQRATQRLIDAGRRTVATIAGPQDMTAGVDRLLGYRQAVVGAGQADRGLVVFGDFGQASGEHATTRLLDRRPHVDAIFAASDMMAVGAMRALHRAGRRVPGDVAVIGFDDLPIGRRTDPPLTTVRQPIEEMGARMTGELLAMLGGSAAPRCAVLDTKLILRATA from the coding sequence GTGTCGTCCGTCGAGTTGCCTCAGCTCCGTCCGACCCTGGCCGATGTCGCGCGGGAGGCGGGGGTGTCGACCGCCACCGCGTCCCGCGTGCTCAACGGCTTTCCGCGGGTCCGGCCGAAAACGCGCAAGCAGGTGGAGTCGGCGATGTCGGCTCTCGGGTACGCCCGGCAGAGAGCCGCGCGGGCGACCGCGGGCCGGACCGGGTCGGTCGCGCTGGTCGTGTGCGAGGAGGTGCTGCGGCTGTTCGCCGACCCGTTCTTCGCCCGCATCTCGGCCGGTGCGGGCAAGGAGCTGACCGAAGCGGGCCTGCAGCTCGTCCTGCTCACCGTGCCGGCGACGGAGAACTACCAGGCCCCGGTGGTGCGGTACCTCGACGGTGGTCACGTCGACGGGGCACTCGTCGTCGGCATGCACGGCCGCCGTCCCCTCGACCTGGACTGGCTCGGCATCCCGGTGGTGTTCGGCGGCCGCCCGGTCGGGGGTGGCGGCTGCTCGTCGTACGTCGACGTGGACAACCGGGGTGGCGCGCAGCGGGCCACCCAGCGCCTCATCGACGCCGGCCGGCGCACGGTGGCGACCATCGCCGGCCCGCAGGACATGACCGCCGGCGTGGACCGGCTGCTCGGCTACCGGCAGGCGGTGGTGGGCGCCGGCCAGGCCGACCGCGGCCTGGTGGTGTTCGGCGACTTCGGCCAGGCCTCCGGCGAGCACGCCACCACCCGGCTGCTCGACCGCAGGCCGCACGTCGACGCCATCTTCGCCGCCTCCGACATGATGGCGGTCGGCGCGATGCGGGCGCTGCACCGCGCGGGCCGCCGGGTGCCCGGCGACGTGGCCGTCATCGGGTTCGACGACCTGCCGATCGGCCGCCGGACGGATCCGCCGCTCACCACCGTCCGCCAGCCGATCGAAGAGATGGGCGCCCGGATGACGGGTGAGCTGCTCGCGATGCTCGGCGGCTCGGCCGCGCCTCGCTGTGCCGTGCTGGACACGAAGCTCATCCTGCGCGCCACCGCCTGA
- a CDS encoding RICIN domain-containing protein, which yields MKLRRLFASAAIGALLMTPGIGTAQAAVPAAPSAAAAGTAGCGTAPGLASGNHTISSGGQNRSYILRVPANYDNSHPYRLFVGLHWRGGTANDVDSGGTDGYNWSYYGLRRLADTAGNTTIFVAPQGNGNGWANPGGQDVTFIDDLLRQLETALCVDTSQVFAGGFSYGAAMSYALACARPTVFRAVAVYSGANLSGCSGGTQPVAYIGMHGIGDNVLPIASGRSLRDQFVRNNGCTPQNPPEPSSGSHTHIVTAYSGCRAGYPVVWAAFDGGHDPGPRDGCTCSGWQTWTSGEVWKFITQFDSSTPPPGPPVQVGVNYTLTAEHSGKLLDVSGVSTAAGALLQQWPATGGQNQQFDFLDSGDGYYRIRARHSGLVLQVAGSGTGADISQQPDSGAAAQQWRVTDLGGGVVSLVNRLSGLTMDVWGASTADGARISQWTSTGGANQRFRVQRA from the coding sequence ATGAAGCTCAGACGGCTGTTCGCGTCCGCCGCGATCGGGGCGCTGTTGATGACGCCCGGGATCGGCACCGCTCAAGCCGCCGTTCCCGCCGCGCCGTCGGCCGCCGCCGCGGGTACCGCGGGCTGCGGGACCGCGCCCGGCTTGGCGAGCGGCAATCACACCATCTCCAGCGGCGGCCAGAACCGCAGCTACATCCTGCGGGTGCCGGCGAACTACGACAACAGCCACCCGTACCGGCTGTTCGTCGGGCTGCACTGGCGCGGTGGCACGGCCAACGACGTCGACTCCGGCGGGACCGACGGCTACAACTGGTCCTACTACGGCCTCCGGCGGCTCGCGGACACCGCGGGCAACACCACGATCTTCGTGGCGCCCCAGGGCAACGGCAACGGCTGGGCCAACCCGGGCGGCCAGGACGTCACGTTCATCGACGACCTGCTGAGGCAGCTCGAAACGGCGTTGTGCGTCGACACCTCGCAGGTTTTCGCGGGCGGCTTCAGCTACGGCGCCGCCATGAGCTACGCGCTCGCCTGTGCGCGGCCGACGGTCTTCCGCGCGGTCGCCGTCTACTCCGGCGCGAACCTCAGCGGCTGCAGCGGTGGCACCCAGCCGGTCGCCTACATCGGCATGCACGGCATCGGGGACAACGTCCTGCCCATCGCGTCCGGACGGTCACTGCGTGACCAGTTCGTCCGCAACAACGGGTGCACGCCGCAGAACCCGCCGGAGCCATCGAGCGGGAGCCACACCCACATCGTCACCGCCTACTCCGGCTGCCGGGCCGGCTACCCGGTGGTCTGGGCCGCGTTCGACGGCGGCCACGACCCCGGCCCGCGCGACGGGTGCACCTGCAGCGGCTGGCAGACCTGGACCTCGGGCGAGGTGTGGAAGTTCATCACGCAGTTCGATTCGTCGACCCCGCCGCCCGGGCCGCCGGTGCAGGTCGGGGTGAACTACACCCTGACCGCCGAGCACAGCGGCAAGCTCCTGGACGTCAGCGGCGTCTCCACCGCGGCCGGCGCCCTGCTGCAGCAGTGGCCGGCCACCGGCGGGCAGAACCAGCAGTTCGACTTCCTCGACTCCGGTGACGGGTACTACCGCATCCGGGCCCGCCACAGCGGGCTGGTGCTCCAGGTGGCCGGTTCGGGCACCGGCGCGGACATCAGCCAGCAGCCGGACTCCGGTGCCGCCGCCCAGCAGTGGCGCGTGACCGACCTGGGTGGCGGTGTCGTCAGCCTGGTCAACCGCCTGAGCGGACTGACGATGGACGTCTGGGGCGCCTCGACCGCCGACGGCGCGCGGATCTCCCAGTGGACGTCCACCGGAGGGGCCAACCAGCGATTCCGGGTCCAGCGCGCCTGA
- a CDS encoding PHB depolymerase family esterase, which yields MPLTVVFAAARPAEAATLTRITGFGANPTNLGMYLYVPDHVAPKPALLVLVHYCSGSASAIFNGNGHDYATAADRYGYLVVVPEATRDGHCFDVSTKAGLTRDGGSDSTGIMAMVAWTRQHYNVDPGRIVVSGFSSGAMMTNVLAAEYPDVFAAGAAFSGVPAGCFATTDGSLWNSQCSGGNVIKSAQQWADQAHAMYPGYAGSYPRMQLWHGDQDTTLAYPNYGEEIKQWTALRGLGQTPSATDHPQSSWTRNRYGGTGTQAPVEGITIAGTGHTLPQAGMIAYAISFLGLDSGGSTTTGAPVRSVGAGRCLDVPGQSTTQGTRLQVWDCHGGTNQTWTATAAGELTVYSGGSLRCLDAEGAGTSSGTAAIIWACHGGTNQKWQIGSDGTITGAQSGLCLELAAGATANGTAVRLGTCTHGTTQQWTRN from the coding sequence TTGCCGCTCACCGTGGTGTTCGCGGCCGCCCGGCCGGCCGAGGCCGCCACGCTGACCCGCATCACCGGGTTCGGCGCCAACCCCACCAACCTCGGCATGTACCTGTACGTGCCGGACCACGTGGCACCCAAGCCGGCCCTGCTCGTGCTGGTGCACTACTGCAGCGGTTCGGCGAGCGCGATCTTCAACGGCAACGGGCACGACTATGCGACGGCGGCCGACCGCTACGGCTACCTCGTCGTCGTGCCCGAGGCGACCCGGGACGGGCACTGCTTCGACGTGTCCACGAAAGCGGGCCTGACGCGCGACGGCGGCAGCGACTCCACCGGCATCATGGCGATGGTGGCCTGGACCCGCCAGCACTACAACGTCGACCCGGGCCGGATCGTGGTCAGCGGCTTCTCCTCGGGGGCCATGATGACGAACGTCCTGGCCGCCGAATACCCGGACGTCTTCGCCGCCGGGGCCGCGTTCTCCGGCGTGCCGGCCGGCTGTTTCGCGACCACCGACGGTTCGCTCTGGAACAGCCAGTGCTCGGGCGGCAACGTCATCAAGTCCGCGCAGCAGTGGGCCGACCAAGCCCACGCCATGTACCCGGGCTACGCCGGCAGCTACCCGCGGATGCAGCTGTGGCACGGGGACCAGGACACCACCCTGGCGTACCCGAACTACGGCGAAGAGATCAAGCAGTGGACCGCGTTGCGCGGGCTGGGCCAGACGCCGTCGGCCACCGACCACCCGCAGTCGTCGTGGACCCGGAACCGCTACGGCGGCACCGGCACCCAGGCGCCGGTCGAGGGCATCACGATCGCGGGCACCGGGCACACCCTGCCGCAGGCCGGGATGATCGCGTACGCCATCTCCTTCCTCGGCCTCGACAGCGGCGGGAGCACGACCACCGGCGCGCCGGTGCGGTCGGTGGGCGCGGGCCGGTGCCTGGACGTGCCGGGCCAGTCGACCACCCAGGGCACGCGCCTGCAGGTCTGGGACTGCCACGGCGGTACGAACCAGACTTGGACGGCCACCGCGGCCGGGGAGCTGACCGTCTATTCCGGCGGCTCGCTGCGCTGCCTGGACGCCGAGGGCGCCGGGACCTCGTCCGGCACGGCCGCGATCATCTGGGCCTGCCACGGCGGGACCAACCAGAAGTGGCAGATCGGTTCCGACGGCACCATCACCGGGGCGCAGTCCGGGCTCTGCCTGGAGCTCGCCGCGGGCGCGACCGCGAACGGCACCGCCGTGCGGCTGGGGACCTGCACCCACGGAACCACCCAGCAATGGACCCGGAACTGA